One window of Erwinia aphidicola genomic DNA carries:
- the mdh gene encoding malate dehydrogenase: MKVAVLGAAGGIGQALALLLKTQLPAGSELSLYDIAPVTPGVAVDLSHIPTAVKIEGFSGEDATPALKGADVVLISAGVARKPGMDRSDLFNVNAGIVRNLIEQVASTSPGALIGIITNPVNTTVAIAAEVLKKAGVYDKNKLFGVTTLDIIRSNTFVAALKGKQPEELNVPVVGGHSGVTILPLLSQIPGVSFSEQEAADLTKRIQNAGTEVVEAKAGGGSATLSMGQAAAKFGLSLVRALQGESDVVECAYVEGDGEYARFFSQPLLLGKKGIVERRPIGQLSAFEQQSLNGMLDTLKKDIVLGEDFIK, translated from the coding sequence ATGAAAGTTGCAGTTCTCGGTGCAGCAGGTGGTATCGGCCAGGCATTAGCCCTCCTGCTGAAAACCCAGCTTCCGGCAGGTTCAGAACTCTCTCTGTACGATATCGCCCCAGTGACTCCCGGCGTGGCGGTCGACCTAAGCCATATCCCTACCGCAGTGAAAATCGAAGGCTTCAGCGGCGAAGATGCCACCCCGGCGCTGAAAGGTGCTGACGTGGTACTGATCTCCGCAGGCGTGGCGCGTAAGCCGGGTATGGACCGTTCTGACCTGTTCAACGTCAACGCCGGTATTGTGCGTAACCTGATTGAGCAAGTCGCCTCAACCAGTCCTGGCGCCCTGATCGGTATCATTACTAACCCGGTTAACACTACCGTCGCGATTGCAGCGGAAGTGCTGAAGAAAGCCGGTGTTTATGACAAAAACAAACTGTTCGGCGTCACCACGCTGGACATCATCCGTTCCAACACCTTTGTTGCTGCGCTGAAAGGCAAGCAGCCAGAAGAACTCAACGTGCCGGTGGTTGGCGGTCACTCAGGCGTGACGATCCTGCCGCTGCTGTCGCAGATCCCAGGCGTCAGCTTCAGCGAGCAGGAAGCTGCTGACCTCACTAAACGCATTCAGAATGCCGGTACCGAAGTGGTTGAAGCGAAAGCGGGTGGCGGATCGGCCACGCTGTCGATGGGGCAGGCCGCGGCGAAATTTGGTCTGTCACTGGTACGTGCGCTGCAGGGCGAAAGCGATGTGGTGGAATGTGCTTATGTCGAAGGGGACGGCGAATACGCGCGTTTCTTCTCGCAGCCGCTGCTGCTGGGTAAAAAGGGGATTGTTGAGCGCCGTCCGATTGGCCAGCTGAGCGCCTTTGAACAGCAGTCGCTGAATGGCATGCTGGATACGCTGAAAAAAGATATTGTGCTGGGTGAAGATTTTATCAAGTGA
- the argR gene encoding transcriptional regulator ArgR translates to MRNPSKQEELIKAFKALLKEEKFSSQGEIVSALQEDGFENINQSKVSRMLTKFGAVRTRNAKMEMVYCLPAELGVPTTTSPLKNLVLDIDFNDALVVIHTSPGAAQLIARLLDSLGKAEGILGTIAGDDTIFITPARAFTVKQLHDAILVLFEQEL, encoded by the coding sequence ATGCGTAACCCATCAAAACAAGAAGAGTTAATTAAGGCGTTCAAGGCCTTACTAAAAGAAGAAAAATTCAGCTCGCAGGGCGAAATCGTCAGCGCGCTGCAGGAAGATGGCTTCGAAAATATCAACCAGTCGAAAGTCTCACGCATGCTGACCAAGTTCGGCGCGGTGCGCACGCGTAACGCGAAAATGGAGATGGTCTACTGCCTGCCTGCTGAGCTGGGCGTGCCGACCACCACCAGCCCGCTTAAGAATCTGGTGCTGGATATCGACTTCAATGATGCACTGGTGGTTATTCACACCAGCCCAGGTGCCGCGCAGCTGATCGCACGCCTGCTGGATTCACTGGGGAAAGCCGAAGGCATCCTCGGAACCATTGCCGGTGATGACACTATCTTTATTACGCCAGCCCGTGCGTTCACCGTTAAGCAGCTGCACGATGCCATTCTGGTCCTGTTCGAACAGGAACTGTAA
- the yhcN gene encoding peroxide/acid stress response protein YhcN — MKVTTTIATFGLLSALSFGAFAAESINAEQAKNLQPIGTVSVSGIAGSPMDIHQALNDKADQKGATAYRVIENNVNGNWHATAELYK; from the coding sequence ATGAAAGTTACCACTACTATTGCTACCTTTGGCCTTCTTTCTGCTCTGTCATTCGGCGCTTTCGCCGCTGAATCTATCAACGCAGAACAGGCTAAAAATCTTCAGCCAATCGGCACTGTCAGCGTAAGCGGCATTGCGGGTTCACCGATGGATATCCACCAGGCGCTGAACGATAAAGCCGACCAGAAAGGTGCCACCGCTTATCGCGTTATCGAAAATAATGTGAATGGCAACTGGCATGCTACTGCCGAGCTGTACAAATAA
- the yhcN gene encoding peroxide/acid stress response protein YhcN, whose protein sequence is MKTTFTIAALGLASVLSFGASAASLVTNDQVNNQNLQSVGTVSVSGINGTTMDIRHQLSEKADQQGASAYRVIEARNDGNYHVTAELYK, encoded by the coding sequence ATGAAAACTACCTTCACCATCGCTGCTTTAGGTCTTGCTTCCGTTCTTTCATTTGGTGCCAGCGCTGCCAGCCTGGTGACTAACGATCAGGTTAATAATCAGAACCTGCAGTCAGTCGGTACCGTCAGCGTGAGCGGCATTAACGGCACTACCATGGATATTCGTCATCAGCTGTCTGAGAAAGCGGATCAGCAGGGTGCCAGCGCCTACCGTGTGATTGAAGCGCGTAACGACGGCAACTACCACGTAACGGCTGAACTGTATAAATAA
- the yhcN gene encoding peroxide/acid stress response protein YhcN codes for MKIKTTIAALSLFSLVSFGASAAQLVNNQQAENLQSAGTITLSGVAGVPSDIRQQVSQKADSEGASAYRIVEARNQDNWHVTAELYK; via the coding sequence ATGAAAATCAAAACAACCATCGCTGCATTGAGCCTGTTTTCACTGGTCAGTTTCGGCGCCAGCGCCGCACAGCTGGTCAATAACCAACAGGCAGAGAATCTGCAATCTGCGGGGACGATTACATTAAGCGGTGTGGCAGGCGTGCCGTCGGATATCCGTCAGCAGGTGTCACAGAAAGCGGATAGTGAAGGTGCCAGTGCTTACCGAATTGTTGAAGCGCGCAATCAGGATAACTGGCATGTCACCGCCGAGCTGTATAAGTAA
- a CDS encoding barstar family protein, with translation MKREIFDFDVIVDQAHFFRQFSERFALTDRTIADLDSLWDAITGPQMPLPLEIEFVNLGSGQRRRYGALILLFDEAEEELDGEFRFNVK, from the coding sequence ATGAAAAGAGAGATTTTCGACTTTGATGTGATTGTCGATCAGGCACATTTCTTCCGGCAGTTCAGCGAACGATTTGCCCTGACGGATCGTACCATCGCCGATCTGGACAGTCTGTGGGATGCTATCACCGGGCCGCAAATGCCATTACCGTTGGAGATTGAGTTCGTCAATTTGGGCAGCGGCCAGAGGCGACGCTACGGCGCGCTGATTCTGCTATTTGATGAAGCGGAAGAGGAGCTTGATGGCGAGTTTCGCTTTAACGTTAAATAG